A genome region from Sardina pilchardus chromosome 22, fSarPil1.1, whole genome shotgun sequence includes the following:
- the meiob gene encoding meiosis-specific with OB domain-containing protein has translation MAFNASVRNFVPISELHPNTTQAKVVGVVIGKTDARGFPDKKNFGSERFTFSFTIKDSPDYSINVASWGSEDYINGLCGSFRTGDCVVIENPLVTPKDPEKEERYCPATPSFYRLLMTETHSLIRLCADVEEENRLLPLLHVPVKDPRDFYTLGDINANGQSLDGFINILAAVRSTGEQKFFTTSDGRKGQRMEIKLFDDTVNSFPLVCWDRETIQFMQSLTPKETVLFIADARVKFDTFRNTMTATATTKTIITINPDTPEANQLFNFAKEFSESGALDETDNQLGDDMPLDSITDLLTVSQLRSKTQETFDAFYAVTYAFISALPLDTPSKVVRNRCARCRLPVAEDVMVCTSFSCAGQGQELEMFSGFDLLLDISDHTGTLQSCYLAGTVAEKTLGCAAEEYVNLSEVEQTALKWRFLLERCKIYLKVQPAPKFKSGWRISILSCTLADSVEVKQSLETDAL, from the exons ATGGCGTTTAACGCATCAGTCAGGAACTTTGTACCCATATCAGAATTACACCCAAACACAACGCAAGCG AAGGTAGTTGGAGTGGTCATTGGGAAAACGGATGCAAGAGGATTTCCTGACAAGAAaa ATTTTGGCAGTGAGAGGTTCACTTTCAGCTTTACAATAAAGGACTCACCGGACTACTCCATTAATGTGGCCTCATGGGGCAGTGAAGACTATATCAATGGGCTATGTGGCAGCTTCAGAACAGGAGATTGTG TTGTTATTGAGAATCCACTAGTTACACCCAAGGACCCTGAAAAAGAGGAACGATATTGTCCAGCAACGCCAAG TTTCTACAGGTTGCTGATGACCGAAACGCACTCTCTGATAAGACTGTGTGCAGATGTGGAGGAGGAAAACAGACTGCTTCCCCTCCTCCATGTGCCAGTCAAAGACCCACGAGACTTCTACACCTTGGGAGACATCAATGCCAATGGTCAAAGCCTAGACGGTTTTATCAACATTCTGGCTGCTGTCAGATCG ACTGGGGAGCAGAAGTTCTTCACAACCTCAGATGGGCGTAAAGGACAGCGCATGGAGATAAAGCTCTTTGATGATACAGTGAACTCTTTTCCTCTAGTTTG TTGGGATCGTGAGACTATTCAATTCATGCAGTCACTGACACCAAAAGAGACAG TGCTGTTCATCGCTGATGCCCGGGTGAAATTTGACACCTTTCGTAACACCATGACCGCCACTGCTACCACTAAAACAATTATCACCATCAATCCTG acaCTCCAGAGGCCAACCAGCTCTTCAATTTTGCGAAGGAGTTCTCTGAGTCAGGAGCCCTGGACGAGACAGACAATCAGTTAGGAGACGACATGCCAT tgGACTCCATCACTGATCTACTGACTGTGAGCCAGCTTAGGAGCAAAACCCAAGAGACTTTTGATGCTTTTTATGCTGTCACATATGCCTTCATCTCTGCGTTGCCTTTGGACACCCCCTCCAAAGTGGTCAGAAACAGATG TGCCAGGTGCAGGTTGCCGGTGGCTGAGGATGTGATGGTGTGCACCAGTTTCTCCTGTGCTGGTCAAGGCCAGGAGCTGGAGATGTTTTCGGGCTTTGACTTACTCCTGGACATCAGCGATCATACAGGCACACTACAGTCCTGCTACCTCGCTGGTACTGTGGCTGAGAAAACTCTGGGTTGCGCT GCCGAAGAATATGTGAATCTCTCTGAAGTAGAACAGACAGCCTTGAAATGGAGGTTTCTTCTGGAAAGATGCAAGATTTACCTGAAG GTCCAGCCAGCCCCCAAGTTCAAGAGTGGTTGGAGAATCAGCATCCTCTCCTGCACACTCGCTGACTCAGTGGAAGTCAAGCAAAGTTTGGAGACGGATGCTCTGTGA
- the msrb1b gene encoding methionine-R-sulfoxide reductase B1b: MSFCSFFGKEYYKDHFKTGMYVCSQCAHPLFNSRSKFAHSSPWPAFTETIREDSVTKHMESLTAFKVLCGKCGNGLGHEFVNDGPEEGMSRFUIFSHSLKFVPKDKVDRQ; this comes from the exons ATGTCTTTTTGCTCGTTTTTTGGCAAAGAATATTACAAGGATCATTTCAAGACAG GAATGTACGTCTGCTCCCAGTGTGCACATCCTTTGTTTAATAGTAGATCTAAATTTGCCCACTCCTCACCATGGCCTGCCTTCACAGAAACAATCCGTGAGGACAGTGTGACTAAACACATGGAGAGTCTCACAGCCTtcaag gTTCTATGTGGCAAGTGTGGTAATGGACTAGGCCATGAATTTGTCAATGATGGGCCTGAGGAAGGCATGTCACGCTTCTGAATATTCAGCCACTCGCTCAAGTTTGTCCCTAAAG ACAAGGTTGACAGACAGTAA
- the pgp gene encoding glycerol-3-phosphate phosphatase, with product MAASNAKCTRLTGSLVKQLLDSVDSVLFDCDGVIWRGDQAIPGAPDVINLLKKNGKRVFFVTNNSTKTRKMYADKLATLGFNASEEEVFGTAYCSAMYLKSVAKIQGKVYLLGSNAMKQEIEDVGIQTTGVGPDLITGVQIDWANVSLDPEVKAVVVGFDQHFSYMKLNRALQYLCNPNCLFVGTNTDTRLPLEGGKAVPGTGCIVKAVETAAQRPAQVVGKPSNFMFDCVAKQFGLDPARCLMVGDRLDTDIMLGTNCGLKTLLTLTGVSTVAEAEAHLKSGCPKRAGMAPDYYIDTIAEMLPALQG from the exons ATGGCAGCGTCCAACGCCAAATGTACTAGGCTAACTGGATCTCTGGTCAAGCAGTTGCTTGATTCAGTAGACAGTGTACTGTTCGACTGCGATGGGGTTATATGGCGAGGAGACCAGGCCATCCCTGGTGCCCCTGATGTAATTAACTTGTTAAAGAAAAACGGGAAGCGTGTGTTCTTTGTAACAAATAACAGCACTAAGACCAGAAAAATGTATGCCGACAAATTAGCTACATTAGGGTTCAATGCAAGTGAGGAGGAGGTATTTGGCACAGCCTACTGTTCTGCAATGTACCTCAAATCAGTGGCTAAAATACAAGGCAAAGTATACCTCCTCGGAAGCAATGCGATGAAACAAGAGATTGAGGATGTTGGGATCCAGACCACAGGTGTTGGTCCTGACCTGATCACTGGTGTTCAGATTGACTGGGCCAATGTGTCATTGGACCCTGAGGTCAAAGCGGTGGTTGTTGGGTTTGACCAACACTTCAGCTACATGAAACTGAACAGAGCACTCCAGTACCTCTGCAATCCCAACTGCCTCTTTGTTGGCACAAACACTGATACAAGACTTCCACTGGAAGGGGGAAAAGCTGTTCCAG GAACTGGCTGCATCGTCAAAGCCGTGGAGACGGCAGCCCAGCGGCCAGCCCAGGTGGTGGGCAAGCCCAGCAACTTCATGTTCGACTGCGTGGCCAAGCAGTTTGGTCTGGACCCAGCACGTTGCCTCATGGTGGGTGACCGGCTGGACACGGACATCATGCTGGGCACCAACTGCGGGCTGAAGACCCTGCTGACCCTCACCGGAGTGTCCACCGTAGCCGAGGCCGAGGCCCACCTGAAGAGTGGGTGCCCCAAACGTGCCGGCATGGCACCGGATTACTACATCGACACCATAGCAGAGATGCTGCCAGCACTGCAGGGGTGA
- the mlst8 gene encoding target of rapamycin complex subunit lst8, producing the protein MNVNQGTVGSDPVILATAGYDHTVRFWQAHSGICTRTVQHQDSQVNSLEVTPDRSMIAAAGYQHIRMYDLNSNNPNPVINYDGVSKNITSVGFHEDGRWMYTGGEDCMARIWDLRSRNLQCQRIFQVNAPINCVCLHPNQAELIVGDQSGVIHIWDLKTDHNEQLIPEPEVSVNSVHIDPDASYMAAVNSSGNCYVWNMAGGLGDEVTQLIPKTKIPAHKRYSLRCKFSPDSTLLATCSADQTCKIWRTSNFSLMTELSIKSNNPGETSRGWMWDCAFSGDSQYIVTASSDNLARLWSVETGEIKREYSGHQKAVVCLAFNDSVLG; encoded by the exons ATGAATGTTAACCAAGGCACAGTCGGGAGTGACCCGGTGATTTTAGCCACCGCAGGTTATGATCACACCGTTAGGTTCTGGCAAGCTCACAGTGGAATATGTACCAGGACGGTACAGCACCAGGACTCG CAAGTGAATTCTCTTGAAGTAACACCTGACAGGAGCATGATAGCTGCAGCAG GTTATCAGCATATTCGCATGTATGACTTAAACTCTAACAATCCCAACCCTGTCATAAACTACGATGGTGTTAGTAAGAACATCACTTCAGTGGGCTTCCATGAGGATGGCCGCTGGATGTATACTGGAGGAGAGGACTGTATGGCTCGTATTTGGGACCTGAG GTCAAGAAACCTGCAGTGCCAAAGAATTTTCCAAGTCAATGCACCCATCAACTGCGTGTGCTTACACCCAAACCAG GCTGAGCTGATTGTGGGGGACCAAAGTGGTGTGATCCACATCTGGGATTTGAAGACGGATCACAATGAACAGCTGATACCCGAGCCTGAGGTGTCAGTCAACTCTGTGCACATAGACCCGGATGCCAGCTATATGGCTGCAGTCAACAGCTCG GGCAACTGTTATGTGTGGAACATGGCAGGCGGACTGGGGGATGAGGTGACGCAGCTCATTCCCAAGACCAAGATCCCGGCTCATAAACGCTACTCCCTGCGCTGCAAGTTTAGTCCAGACTCAAC TCTGCTTGCTACCTGCTCAGCTGACCAAACCTGCAAGATCTGGAGGACCTCCAACTTCTCCCTGATGACAGAGCTGAGCATCAAGAGCAACAACCCGGGAGAGACGTCTCGCGGCTGGATGTGGGACTGTGCATTCTCTGGGGACTCACAGTACATTGTCACTG CGTCTTCTGATAACCTAGCCCGCCTGTGGAGTGTCGAAACCGGAGAGATCAAGAGGGAATACAGTGGCCATCAGAAAGCTGTTGTGTGTCTTGCCTTCAACGACAGTGTACttggttaa
- the zdhhc4 gene encoding palmitoyltransferase ZDHHC4 — translation MDFLTLFAVYVVVVLTCIVLVCKYAGQEQTALGRHYGSLTNAVSPYVPQWLTRLCSRAVHRLFHERNNLFIYMHLLLECAVYTEYSYEVFGYCKELDTSLTNLCVPYVLLVLHLVLFYLCCTRDPGTVTKAKHATQVKVYPYDGELFHPGETCPTCNLVKPARSKHCRVCNRCVQRFDHHCVWVNNCIGAQNTRYFLLYMLSVCAMAGDIAILTVDLLLNVVVRTGLLHAHYVDAQGQQQPTGIVFIVQHLFLTFPRIVFMLGFLIFVFFLLAGYAMFHLFLALGNHTSNEWYKARGRGCQHCHPHAGKHNHTHFNPLRGFYSRGVLKNLREIFVPLKPLKKKKHK, via the exons ATGGACTTCCTCACTCTATTTGCTGTATATGTTGTGGTCGTGTTGACTTGCATCGTCCTTGTTTGCAAATATGCTGGTCAGGAGCAGACTGCCTTGGGGCGCCACTACGGCAGCCTGACAAAT GCAGTCTCTCCATATGTTCCACAATGGCTGACAAGATTATGCAGTCGAGCTGTCCACAGGCTGTTTCATGAAAG GAACAACCTATTTATTTACATGCATCTCCTGTTGGAATGTGCAGTGTACACAGAGTACTCCTATGAAGTGTTCGGATACTGTAAGGAGTTGGACACTTCTCTGACAAACCTATGTGTTCCTTATGTGCTGTTGGTCTTGCATCTCGTCCTTTTCTACCTCTGCTGTACCCGCGACCCTG GCACGGTGACAAAAGCTAAGCATGCCACCCAGGTGAAAGTATATCCATATGATGGAGAGCTCTTTCATCCAGGAGAGACATGTCCAACATGCAACCTGGTGAAACCAGCCAGGTCGAAACATTGCA GGGTGTGCAACAGATGTGTGCAGCGGTTCGATCACCACTGCGTTTGGGTGAACAACTGCATCGGCGCCCAGAACACCCGCTACTTCCTGCTGTACATGCTGAGCGTGTGTGCCATGGCAGGGGACATCGCCATACTGACTGTGGACCTGCTGCTGAACGTGGTGGTCAGGACGGGTCTCCTGCACGCGCACTACGTTGACGCCCAAGGCCAGCAGCAGCCCACGGGCATCGTCTTCATTGTCCAG CATCTCTTCCTGACATTCCCCAGGATTGTGTTCATGCTGGGCTTCCTCATCTTTGTCTTCTTCCTGCTGGCGGGCTACGCCATGTTCCACCTGTTCCTGGCGCTGGGGAACCACACCTCTAACGAGTGGTACAAGGCACGGGGCCGAGGCTGTCAGCACTGCCACCCACACGCAGggaaacacaaccacacacacttcaacccaCTCAGGGGGTTTTACAGCAGGGGAGTCCTCAAGAACCTGAGAGAAATCTTTGTTCCTTTGAAACCtctaaagaaaaagaaacacaagtGA
- the neurl2 gene encoding neuralized-like protein 2, whose translation MAGVLDTFMEFHPIHGTNVQLDPTGTRATRVESFANGLCFSKNPLNPGEIFLVEIEDKELGWCGHLRIGLTAHDPRTLEKVPEYSLPDLTDLGSSWVFAITRNHNRVVEEQPPAAPAGDDLAGDNLAGGDLAGGDLAGGHRLGRGEPEQEEEPSRPKVFFTSPHLCIEKMYIPMDKLVGRSRPGRYSHILDDLYKLNALPPTARRSRIGVVYVPRPEPGFADMHIVINGEDMGASAKKIPTGLPLYAVVDVFAATKCVRIVQVEYGFASLQTLCRQAIQKNIVHRMALDWLELPEMLKNFCKYE comes from the exons ATGGCGGGTGTTTTGGATACGTTTATGGAGTTCCACCCCATCCATGGCACAAACGTACAATTGGATCCCACTGGGACGAGGGCGACTCGTGTTGAAAGTTTTGCTAATGGGCTGTGCTTCAGCAAAAATCCCTTGAATCCAGGAGAAATATTCCTGGTGGAGATTGAGGACAAGGAACTGGGCTGGTGCGGCCATCTCCGGATTGGACTTACAGCACATGACCCCCGGACCCTGGAGAAGGTACCAGAGTACTCTCTTCCTGATCTGACAGACCTGGGGAGCAGCTGGGTGTTTGCCATCACTAGGAATCACAATAGGGTTGTTGAGGAGCAGCCGCCGGCAGCGCCTGCAGGTGACGACCTAGCAGGTGACAACCTAGCGGGGGGCGACCTAGCGGGGGGCGACCTAGCAGGGGGCCACAGGCTGGGGAGGGGCGAGCCTGAGCAGGAAGAAGAACCCAGCAGGCCCAAGGTGTTCTTCACCAGCCCCCACCTGTGCATCGAGAAGATGTACATCCCCATGGACAAACTGGTGGGCCGCAGCCGCCCGGGCAGGTACAGCCACATCCTGGACGACCTGTACAAGCTGAATGCCCTACCTCCCACCGCCCGCCGCAGCCGCATCGGTGTGGTCTACGTCCCCAGGCCGGAGCCAGGTTTCGCTGACATGCACATAGTCATCAACGGCGAGGACATGGGTGCCTCGGCCAAGAAGATACCCACGGGTCTGCCTCTTTATGCGGTTGTGGATGTGTTTGCTGCTACCAAGTGTGTCCGCATTGTACAGGTGGAATATGGCT TTGCATCACTGCAAACACTCTGTCGGCAGGCCATTCAGAAAAATATCGTTCACAGAATGGCGTTGGACTGGCTGGAGCTTCCTGAGATGCTCAAGAATTTCTGCAAGTATGAGTGA
- the bricd5 gene encoding BRICHOS domain-containing protein 5 — protein sequence MGQNVAPKFPRRVFWGCLSTTLFIVIVAISVYAHLGISQDDTESAVQIVRITAPDQSGTVFNQSALVDKHNNVVTYSVTSQANHTSTVLYDIKDGLVCYKPDNQDTCFLRKMEGSDYDNVNSLLNMSNQQVNQFWLVGNETRRHAEFLGVIAGSRVDTSTLPKPIQDLCQQSSVYWTKRADGPGKQRLIYFCIDICFPSNICVSVCFYYLPE from the exons ATGGGCCAGAATGTGGCCCCAAAGTTTCCTCGCCGAGTATTCTGGGGTTGCCTTTCCACCACGCTGTTCATCGTGATTGTGGCCATCAGTGTTTACGCTCATTTAGGCATCTCACAAGATGACACAGAG TCTGCTGTGCAGATTGTCAGAATCACAGCTCCTGACCAGTCTGGCACAGTCTTCAATCAATCTGCCTTGGtcgacaaacacaacaacgtggtCACCTATTCAGTGACATCTCAAGCAAATCATACATCTACGGTGCTCTATGACATAAAGGAT GGATTGGTGTGTTACAAGCCAGACAACCAAGACACGTGCTTCCTGCGCAAAATGGAAGGCTCCGACTATGACAACGTGAACTCACTCTTGAACATGTCCAACCAGCAG GTCAACCAGTTCTGGCTGGTGGGAAAtgagacacgcagacacgccgAGTTCTTGGGGGTTATTGCCGGCTCtcgagtggacacctcaacCCTCCCAAAGCCCATTCAGGACCTCTGCCAGCAAAGTTCTGTGTACTGGACCAAGAGAGCCGATG GTCCGGGGAAACAACGGCTCATTTACTTCTGTATAGACATCTGCTTTCCCAGCAACATCTGCGTGTCGGTGTGCTTCTACTATCTGCCCGAATGA